caggtgggctgtctgacccaacCTAGTGgcccccaacatgatttttgtgtccgaatggacccaaaatggacgtgcaaccttattttatgattctaaacatgattttatcattaaatcttgttagttttgaccccaaagtagTGAATttctaaccccattcacttatgataggttcaccaaagtttacgtttctcgcgccggatctcacccatacccgGCGTGAGtcattgtacacaacaagtaagtggggagaggatgtttggccttattttaaggcttgtttggcattcattcaattgtatctagactagccatgtcatcatccaaactatgtgtagcttagccatcctcatatgattatgacatgtgtgttgtgtttcaatttttaaatgctaaatgatgatgtgcttatgtgatgaatgatgggatcattatGCATGGTGCATTgttagattagatgccatagtcggcttggaaacaagtgcattggtggcccgtggaatgagacgcggtggtactatgcaatcgtactatgtcatataggagcatgcggtttaggattatcattttcccatgctacgacccttcccaacaggggttgaggtgttgggttaccatttggggggaagcagtggtcgcggttgtcgggtcactgtggctgttagacatacgcccgactggtcatcaggacagtcggcaacctcggtggtatattcaagagggctaatcgtactgcttttagattgctggagttagcaccttttcttctatcatttacttttatgttgagagtcggtagttggcatgctttactttttcaagtactcaCTGTGGGCCTTCTcggacagccctatgggcatatcgcgggatggagttcgcggctcgtacctggagtatacgcgcactgtggttgtagtagcactaaacccaagacttagtaaagTTGTTTCGGTGGATGtgagttaaaatgaattgcatagcatataatgcatatggttgtgattgttgtgtggtccttcttttcacttactgagctagtgagttcatcccacgtgcgcacctcttttagatgattttgcaggtcaccaaccTGAAGACCAAGGGTCGAGCCCCACAattgaattccccgaagaggattggtgggtccccgaggaatatgagcatggtacggattgctcgtgtgagggctgtgctgtgggaccgcagcaGTGACGCCGTAtaggattttactttttgattcttttggtgaccccttttttgtgtacttgatacgtgaattgatattctttttgtgtaaatatcatgcatgtgggcccacatatatttatcaatatactacaatttgggtatcaagtatattggggtatttacaggtaaattaagtcttccgctgaacttttgaatgtttatcttagacgtgtgtatgctgtggttgggtactgtatcagatgatcctggcaggtttgggttaaccggagttaacccggtcaccggtccggttctgtatgaacggggtgtgacaaaaccTACACTGActtctttctcccaaatagCTACTGCTagcccctcccccccccccccaaaaaaaaaaaattttgttgttttggAACTGACACCAACTTCGCTGCCACTGATGATCGCACATCATCATTTTTGGGTTGCGTACTCTAAGCAGGGAGCTGTTTAGCATCCAAGCCAGCATAGTCTGAAGTATTCTGAGTAGTAAGGGACACTTCCTTtacttttccctttattttcctAGTCTTGGAAAACTTACATACTTACTAATAGTTGACTCTGCGTACTCATTTACTATAGTCATCTTGTCTGATCTCCATTGCATCTATGTATTTGTGTGCGTGCATATTTGTATCTTGTTACGTGCATGTTAGGCTATAGTGGGATAGTATTATATATGTTTTTTCTATATGTTATGTTATGTTGTCCTATTGAGTTGACTGTGGCTTCTAGTCATCTTAGTATTTATATATCCATTTTTTGTATCTTTACAACAGGTGCGTCGGGTAGGCAGCCGATACCGTATATTTATTTTCAGCCAATCACTTTTGTATGGATCCTACTTTCTTACTAAGTATCTCTtgactatttaattttttttttcctatcggTTATAGCATGTCTTGTGGTTCTAATCTTGTTGTTAAGCACAGATTTAGATTTGCATCATGGAACATTGGATCTCTCACAGGTAAGATTATGGAGTTGATAGATGTTATGCGGAAAAGAAGGATTAATGTTGCGTGTGTTCAAGAAACAAGATGGAAAGGTAGTAAAGCTAAGGGATTGGATGACTTTAAGCTATGATACTTGGGAAATGAAAGTGGGAGAGGGGGAGTGAGCATAGTAGTTGACAAAGATCTTAAAGATGACATTGTGGAAGTTAAGAGACTCAGAGATAGGATTCTCGCCATTAAACTAGTGCTTGGCGATGAAGTTATCAATATAGTTTGCGCTTACGCACCCCAAGCAGGACTTGATGACAGGGTTAAGGTACAATTCTGGGAGGATATGGATGAATTGATTCAGGGTCTCAGCCAgaggaagaaaattatttttggTGGGGACCTCAATGGCCATGTAGGCAAGGGTCGCAGAGGTTTTGAAGAGGTGCATAGAGGACATGAACTTGGGGAGAGGAATGCAAAAGGGACCTCCATGTTGGACTTTGCGATAGCTTATGACCTTTGCATCGTGAATACCTTTTTTGAGAAGAGATATGAGCATGTGGTTACTTATAAGAGTGGATTGCATGTAAGccaaattgatttctttttgaCAAGAAGATCCGACAAACTGCTTTGcaaagattgtaaggttattCCGGGAGAGAGTTTAATGGCTCAACATCGACTGCTGGTCCTGGATTTGCACCTTAGTATGAGGCTACATAAGAAGGTAAAGCAAGTATGCCCGAAGATTAATTGGAGGTGACTACATGAAGTAGCCCTAAAATCCTTTACAGATAAAGTGATCAAACAAGTCAAGTGGGACTATGTAAGAAAACCAATGAGATGTGGACTACAATGACGAATTGCATTAAGAATGCGGCTAAAGAGGTCTTAGGGTTATCTAATGGTAGGTGGCGTACTCCTAGAGAGACCTAGTGGTGGAACAACAAGGTCCATGCCTccattaagactaagaaggattgttttaagacttggcaGAGGACTAAAGAGGATGAGGATAGATATCACACAGCTAGGAATGAGGCTCAAAAGATTATGCGAAAAGctagaaaaaggaaatataatGAGCTGTATGCAAACCTTAATACaaggtgtgagggtagcggccggagaatTATCTTCCCCTTTGAgggggggggaaaggacttgcattcgggcctctctcctctctttctcttttttagggagggttgtgttgtgtgtgctttccTATGGGCCCCGCACCGCCGTAttgccacttggagatacgtagaggcctatttcgcaggagtgtaaagttcatcatttagACGTGGgtttgatgatgatccaatacgggggattgggatcatgtaaaaaaaggggtttagagtcaccacctaggattatgggcctaggacttgggggtgggcccgattcttgagaaaagggcccggaagtcggtctagtccagagatttagggtacgtgttaggttatagaattgggaaggtgttaggcacccaatctgtccgattcaaccgatcttcctactagatgcttaagaacgaacattttccatgattattcctattccgcatgcatggctaaattatcactcatatgtacattgactaaatttaaaagaTTATATACACtacaacaaggtcaatatagagtctacattatgctaattcgagtaagaaattatacttgagcttgacccttgtttcgggtcaagagggatgGGACTTTGATTAGTGCCGACACGaactatcttttggattttcctagctcaggggaagatggtcttaacctccaacttcctttctcgagagatgttgattggacagagttccgactaggaacggttacttttagattttgattgtgGTATTGATTGtgcagagctttcactagggatgggctacttctgggttttggctgaggtggcactccgatagagcttccgctggaaATAGGCTATTCTTTAGgaattgaggaacttcgaaggctcgaagaacacttcagatcttataaagatctcttcgaaggcttaatgaacctcaaaagggggaagaagactaagggaaaacttttcctacCAAAACTCagtcaaagaaagcaaaggattgaagagtttcgaaggctcgaagaacacttcaaagattcgaagAAACTTCAGAtattatgaagatctctccgaagacttgaaaaaccccaaggggggaggggaagagagagggtagagcttctctacaaagggATGCTCACTAAGAAGCTTAGGTTATTGTGTTGTCAAACCAAAGGgatgggggtatttataggattcttgaaccaatggggaggaaagggaaaattccttagccaatagggagaaaaagttgttttcctaaaccaatgggatgaaaatatggaattttgggccaatggggtggaagATGATGTTCTTTGGCTAATAGGAAAAAAGTAAAATCTTtttggccaataaggtaaaaagatacatttttgggccaatgggaggttacggcgtagggtatgctagtggggTAGTGTATAGTGTATAAGAGGGtagagagaaaatctcttcactcaACAGGTTAATGGAACACATATTCTGGCCATTAATGGCGGCACATAAGACTGGGTAAGGGTGGCCGGGGTAGCTATGGGTGCACAAGGCAGGCAGGGTGTGCGCGGGGAAGCTGGCAGGGGTGTGTGGCACATGGCGCGCAGGACAGGTAGGGTTGTGCATGGCAAGGGTGCATGGTGTAGGCATGGTGAGCATGGCAAGCAGGCAGGGGTGCTCGGTGGGCTGGCAATGGTGCAAGGCAGGTAGGCGGGGGCACGAGGTAGGTAGGCGCGTGGGGTGTGTGGGGGCTAGCATACTCGGGGCACGTGCCCGGAAGGGTTGGTGGGTGCACGAGGCACATAGGAAGGGGGCGTGTCTCTGGCAAATGAGAGCGCGAGGCATGCACGTTGGGGGGTGCAGCACTAGCAGGCGAGGGCACGAGGCCTGTGCGATGGGGACGTGAGGCACATGCAGGGGCACGCGGCACTAGCTGGAGAGGAAGCGCAGCGCGATATATGGGGTTGGATGGCTGGCCCACACGAGGCTAGCTGGCATACATGGGGCTGTGCATGGGGCTGGCTGCTTGGCATGCACGGGGTTGCGCACATGAGGCAGGCAGAGCTGCACTCGCATAAACATGTGATTTTCCAAGaaagattgtgggagatccaatggttcgattttgacgtaccatatattgttggaatcgtgGTTCTGAGTGCTATCCATCCGTAAAGTCATtctgactagattccttcgaatataaaaagtcataattgggcCCTCTTCCCTCCCGCATGGGATTTTTGTGGTTTTAGGTGAATAGGGGATGTTTATGGGTTTtcttaatcaattatcatctttatttatcGGAAGCAAGAAGTGATGTCCAAGATCTAcaattcatcatagctagagagggtgacaaaattgtgtatctacagaatgcccttctttggccgaggcctatacCAAcatcgaagggcaaagaaaagaacgatcacattttgtcacccagaggaTGTATTGCCgtcatttttctcattaatgacggagttgaaaaatgcaacagataatatcttttaactactttaaagtttgagacttaCTTGGATTGCcgatttgtaggaaagaaattcgctactcttccaatcttgcaaaaggCGTTAGTATTTGATCTTTGTCTTTTCTTATGCCAGTCTAGGAGATTTGGtttccaggctgggtcttttgatccaatctaggctatctgggaccgtcgattagaagaaaaaaatttcgctgctctttcaatcttgcaagaGAAAAAATTTTTGATTCCTGAATTTTCCTTGgccgggcttccatgtgccagccCAGGGAATTCATCAATGAGATCGAGCCACTCggagccgattcaaagagattggccacctggggccagttcaatgagattgggccatctgggaccgagtcaataaaattgggccagGCCAGtccaatgaaattgggccacttggggccgagttAATatgattgggccacttggggccaatCCAATGAAATGAGGCCACCTATGGCCGATTCAATGAAATTGAGCCACCTGGGGCTaggtcaatgagattgtttcttttcttgatttctttcatGTCCCTTGATTGGGATTCTTGAGCTTTGAACCCAGAGATTGAAGTTTTGAATTTTACCctttttgattttgaatcttgctctttgcttttggaatcttgcttttttgcttttgattttactacaattttatctaccaatgggaTTTGACTTTCACCTTCCCtcttcatgtgatataatttttatctaccacacaaattttgatttggatttcacttcccttttcatgtgatgtaattttttatctacccatttgctttgtatttcaccttccctttgatttttaccttctactttcatgtgatataattttcttctaccacaagaaataattttgaatttggaattttgtggtaagaacctttaatttgcaccttggaattggaatctcaattttttttgataagatgaattttttacccataaaatggtcccccctcctgttcatcctccattttgatttttctgagttgggaacgatttgtgagtgagtgagctcgggtttttgaatcttctcaaagatTCAaagatttttgcattttttcgggtttcttcaaattttttcgaAGATCTTCGAGTTTCCCTCAAAGTTCTTCATCCtctttttgaagatcttcagtcatttgaagaatttgacatctttttgggtttttttgtaaattgtgaaacttcttgggttttcttataattttaaaaaatatggctTAGagcagaaagagaaagacttgcgGAGAGGTCCGGCTGGATGGTTGTAGCAATTCTTCTCAAGAGAAGAGAGTCCTACGGATTGGAACACCGATCAAACACTTCACGGGACTCAGGATCATATTTGCAACTCAGTATGAGGCAAATGGGTAAGTCcttgtattttattcatttattattatgtttttttttattatgattattatttttaattttatcctAGGAGCACGATGGGTGAGTACCACCGACCTTGGCCAGATATGGTCATTTGAACATAGCTCGGGATTGGTACAAGATGCTCCCCTGCAGAGTGAGGGAGTTGGTTAACTCATCATACCTGAGTCGATTGGCTTCCATAGCGACTAGGAAGTTCAGCCTGGCATTGgcaggggccctgatggagaGATAGTGGTTGAGCACTCACACCTTTCATCTTCCTACTAGCAAGATTACCATTACACCTCTATGCTTCTATGCTCTAACGAGCATACCATTTGGAGGAGACCCTTGTCTTTTCCTGAGACTTTGACAACACGGGAGTTCACAAATCTGACAGGCATTGATATCTAGGACGACCAAAAAGATATCCATTTAGGCGAGATTAGTGCCCGCTGGTGGAGTTCAGACCTATAGACGAACCCTGGTAACATGGCGTAGGTGACCcgttctttccttctatttactATGGGTCAGTACCTCTTTAGTAACCTTTGGGGTAGGGTGGACATTCACATGGGTCCTTTCTTCTGAAATATTCGGGAAGTGGACACCTGGGATTGGGGTGGGCCGCTTATGCATACTTTTTGCGGACTCTAGACCTactcatatggagaccgaggtctcaagggagcgggctacatcctccaggtaatctCTCATCCGTgtacccatttcttttcatttggttttatttcctcactttgattttttaaatcagCCCTGGTGCTATGAGCATTTGGAGATCATGGCTCTCGTACTGAAAGATCCTCGAGCATCGCCCTTTCCCATAGCCACAAGATGGGGAGATAGCTGAGTACTTAGGTGTTGGTGCCATCCTCTAGGGACCACTACTCGTTCTTTCCTAAACGGTCTTACAAAGGTAAGCCACGcttgtcattaaatttccttatgtCCTGTGTTgtactttcttttcttgaatttgcaggtcacttggagaccattccatacTCTTACGTTCCCAGATCTTGGTGAAGTCACCCAGGCTAGATACTTATTAGAGAATTGAGCCCTATTCAGGGATTTATGGGCCCATGCttggtatttaggagagagagttataTCCCAATGGCCTGATTCTGATACACgcttctctccttgtcttcctc
This Macadamia integrifolia cultivar HAES 741 chromosome 10, SCU_Mint_v3, whole genome shotgun sequence DNA region includes the following protein-coding sequences:
- the LOC122091581 gene encoding uncharacterized protein LOC122091581; the protein is MSCGSNLVVKHRFRFASWNIGSLTGKIMELIDVMRKRRINVAGRGGVSIVVDKDLKDDIVEVKRLRDRILAIKLVLGDEVINIVCAYAPQAGLDDRVKVQFWEDMDELIQGLSQRKKIIFGGDLNGHVGKGRRGFEEVHRGHELGERNAKGTSMLDFAIAYDLCIVNTFFEKRYEHVVTYKSGLHVTWRPFHTLTFPDLGEVTQARYLLEN